In one window of Massilibacterium senegalense DNA:
- the hisC gene encoding histidinol-phosphate transaminase, translating to MDVKNQIKTLKPYQPGKTIESVKKEYGLEKVIKLASNENPFGCSKKAVQAIQQSLHELAIYPDGYATELREAVAKKLNVDEESLIFGNGSDEVIEILSRSILHPGDNIVTAWPTFSQYRHNAIIEGADIIEVPLKDGGHDLEAMKQAINEQTKIVWVCNPNNPSGTYVSNDVLVSFLEQVPSNILVVLDEAYKEYVVAEDYPDSIALLERFPNVTVLRTFSKAYGLAALRVGYGVGNKEFVTMLNAAREPFNNVRMSQFAAAAALADDDFIETCRQKNREGLEKFYSFCEKHGLTYYPSQTNFILVDFNRPGNEVFDYLLKKGYIVRSGEALGFPTCVRITVGTEEEVDGVLSAIEQLIKK from the coding sequence AAACGAAAATCCTTTTGGATGTTCGAAAAAAGCAGTACAAGCCATTCAACAATCTCTTCATGAGTTGGCAATTTATCCGGACGGTTACGCTACAGAGCTTAGAGAAGCAGTAGCAAAAAAATTAAATGTGGACGAAGAATCGTTGATTTTTGGGAATGGATCAGATGAAGTGATAGAGATTTTATCACGTTCTATTTTGCATCCTGGAGATAACATTGTCACAGCTTGGCCTACTTTTTCCCAATATCGTCATAATGCTATCATTGAAGGAGCAGATATTATCGAAGTTCCTTTGAAAGATGGAGGACATGATTTAGAAGCAATGAAACAAGCAATCAATGAACAAACAAAAATCGTCTGGGTATGTAATCCAAACAACCCAAGTGGTACATATGTATCCAATGATGTACTCGTTTCCTTTTTAGAGCAAGTACCATCTAATATACTAGTTGTGTTAGATGAAGCGTATAAAGAATATGTCGTTGCCGAAGATTATCCTGATTCTATTGCTTTATTAGAACGTTTTCCAAATGTAACGGTTCTTCGTACATTTAGTAAAGCATATGGTCTTGCTGCATTACGCGTCGGATACGGAGTAGGGAACAAAGAGTTTGTTACGATGCTAAATGCTGCGAGAGAACCGTTTAATAATGTTCGGATGTCCCAATTTGCAGCAGCTGCCGCGTTAGCCGATGATGATTTTATTGAAACTTGTCGTCAAAAAAACCGGGAAGGATTAGAAAAATTTTATTCGTTTTGTGAAAAACACGGGTTAACTTATTATCCATCTCAAACGAACTTTATTTTAGTTGATTTTAATCGCCCTGGGAATGAAGTATTTGATTATTTACTGAAAAAAGGATACATCGTTCGTTCTGGAGAAGCATTAGGTTTCCCAACATGTGTCCGGATTACGGTTGGAACAGAAGAAGAAGTGGACGGTGTTCTTTCAGCCATTGAGCAACTAATCAAAAAGTAA